In Gossypium arboreum isolate Shixiya-1 chromosome 5, ASM2569848v2, whole genome shotgun sequence, a single genomic region encodes these proteins:
- the LOC128292916 gene encoding uncharacterized protein LOC128292916 encodes MACPPTYKVVKGELKNVSDDCQASLNYSSYQGAPVTIKKDSLPTPFAQNMLVDGLYGGLVYDVGRVKWIILWTIDCKVATKILKPEDPIIWEDIVGILQPYDSTDYLPLSPGDVFSAEAHIHANEDGSLSLKAQIMWNYCI; translated from the exons ATGGCTTGTCCTCCGACTTATAAAGTGGTAAAAGGTGAGCTTAAGAATGTTTCTGATGACTGCCAAGCGAGCTTGAATTATTCGAGTTACCAAGGTGCTCCGGTAACGATTAAAAAAGATTCATTACCAACTCCATTTGCGCAGAATATGTTAGTCGACGGTTTGTACGGAGGCCTGGTGTATGATGTTGGTAGGGTTAAGTGGATTATTCTTTGGACCATTGATTGTAag GTGGCTACTAAGATCCTTAAACCCGAAGACCCTATTATTTGGGAGGATATAGTGGGCATCCTTCAGCCCTATGATAGCACTGACTACTTGCCCTTATCACCTGGGGATGTATTTTCCGCAGAAGCTCATATCCACGCAAATGAAGATGGATCTCTAAGCCTGAAAGCCCAGATCATGTGGAACTATTGCATTTAA